The genomic stretch TAGCAGTTTTTAAGAAAAAATTACTTTGATAAGAGTTCTTAAAAACGAGATTAATCATGATAACAGTTATTAAAAAAAACCTTCAGTTTAATTTAACAATTTGTGTTTCCGTAGGTTGACAAATGGAAAGAACAATTTCCATGTTGAACCCTAAACGGGTCACCAAGTATTTTGGGCCTAAATCTTGGTTAACCGACTTGCATCACCATTCACCAATCAAtgaatcaatcaatatatataactaaatgaggcttttttttcctaattatactattaacaTTAGAATTAGGATATAATTAattttttacaatttttctattataattaggaatataattttcctattagaaatgagaattaattaattattttataattttcctattagaaataggaattaattatttacaatttttctattataattaggaatataattttcctattagaaaataagaattaattatttattttacaattttcctattagaaatagaaaataaattaataaattattaaggcttttttttccGGATTATACTTTTTAggattaggagataataattatttaaattttttctattataattaggaatatgattttcctattagaaatgagaattagttaattattttacaattttattattagaaatatgaaataaattaatcatctACAATTTactaatattaaaaaattattcattaatatttgttcattttttattaaattataaggggaaaaaacctttgatatatttataatatccaattttataacaacttccgattaagaaaatgaggtattatgacttatgaggctaaaaggccctaggccgaactgggttgtAACAAATGTACATGCATAATACGTattacatggaatttactcatgtaaagagtaaatgaatgctgaaatatgcccctacgtcttttgttatggctaatgtcatatttaattatacataatacgaaatttatttttcaaatgtcatatgtatttctcctactaattttaaagttatttcccttacaatacacttcaacttttattgataatttattattatattatttaaattcatttgtcattatataaaagtatattaatcaaaatttaaataagatattcacaaattattgataagtacaaagtttgatatctttTTCAAGGAGAATTAatagataaagaaagttgctgctaatttgcgaattgaaatatcatattatgacaaatgagtaaatgttttgaaaaactttattgtgtgattgttttacaatttaaagtaaaaatggtaccacgagtaataaaatagatttgcaTGAGggttgaaggtaaattagatacacttattataaaaatatgtataaggttaagattcaattcaagcaatgatcaacattaaaaaaaagtcatgaaaaccacataaaagggtaagagtagtctttccctaacatagtgaagaccgtctctctcaagcttttcttcttagaaatttacatgcataaaaaacgttattattcaattatatggagcaaactaattattgttgatgctatttttttttttgtgcgtgTGTAAATTGATCACATCATCACtgtaatttagggagagatacgaattggggaagggtgagacatatccgtcatgcataatacgatactttaaccatctttaggcaaaaatataaaaataaatgaaaaaaattaaacctaaaagggggtcacgtacttgctaactcttctatagttctctaccgcattaatattcccatgaagtttatgacatttatttcatattaataaaaaaatgattatactgcttcgtacaatgtgtgatttataacttttagctaacttatttgaacttccttaaatttatatattttaagtgaaaaatattaattataaatatgataaagataaagtttgatctttaatttcctcagagataaaaaaaaaaattattttcttataatatactaattagaggtcataatgtaaaacaggaaattacaccacaatctactatttcaatatgtcgatgatcaacactcaaaatagcacatttgttattaaaatagtgtaaaaactcttaaaatgctaaaaaaaatgttcaatctgtcgttatcaaacaaaccctaagtttctgcattttttttgtcaacttaatctttacgggatgaaaaaatgatgaagttgagaaagcagcggttagttttctgttagttagatggacttttcaagagagagatgaaagttttgcattttagaccgttttatgtgtgaaccaaagggattaagtagtgggctaaaggttgtttcgagtgggaatgaggttgatttGCTTaattggttgactaaagtttttctttactagatctagaaaggggataataattacgtgataataaaatttgaagaaaagaagacaataaaaatgagatggaggtagtaagatttatttatgcaaaatgaaataaatagcaaagtttgtgtatatatatatatatatatatatatatatatatatatatatatatatatatatatatataatattcaaacttattcagtttacaaacatagtacccaaacactttgtttgagtatctggaatggaggtaggggaggggacgagaaaaaaactaggaagggaaagggagcgagataagagggaagattgcttcttaaacttttctttgttgaaggagaaataaattgtcttcgataagggaaATGAAGATCCATACCATCTGCAGTAAAGATTGGTATTttatggaggtgaatgtgatttatgacttcttagatgtaaaacatGGTCggaaggtagtgatagtggtagtggattgaaGGTTATTTCAAGTAGTAAAAACTAATCACAATGGCTGATGTTTTTTTTGCtggtaaattagtggggtggagggagggtgcatttgtggaaggtgatgagtttaacgaggatagtgataataaataaggttatctATCAGCAAAATCTcccttgcattaaaacatataggtaacatgaataataacaaggaatctcaaaagatcatactgataaacttaatcttgaccccatcaatccaaattaaagtaaaatcttaattctaacaacattgtcgagagcaagggttagttccattggattgtggatttttttagaagtaggggtttagtttttcacttaaTTGGataaattttagaaaagattCGAAGACaatgatcgatctttcaaggaATGAGATTGTTTTAGCATGTGtctgaatagggaagaaaaataggggtctgcgtgaaggattttgtttcaaatgagaagatggggggcaagactattgttatagggggtgtcataagcaacctcagccatgtagtattgcgttggcattttgttcacattcaaaggtacgtctattcgttgaaccaaaaaaaaaaaaaaaaaaaaaaaggtacgtctatagtttgaccggaagatataacatttaactacatGTAAACGTTTTTAGGTAACTACCATCTGACCCAACAATGAATAAACTATGGTTGTTAttcaaaagaaggagatttgttacatcattgagttgatcatacaaagtagatattattgttttccttgaccaactgaaaaacaaacaggtattaatgaacaaaatctaaaaactctcagtctgaagtatcatatatataaacttcatattgattttattttcctaaaaaaacaacattgtcgagagcaagggtcagtttccattggatggtggatttttctagaagtaggagtttagtttttcacttggttggataaatttgagataagttttggagacaaggatcgatctttcaagggatacgattgttttagatcatgtgtgcgaatagggaagaaaaataggggtctgcgtgaaagattttgtttcaaatgagaagattggggccaagactattgctatagGGGGAGGGGGGCATTCTAAATACCTCTAAATATTTTTACATGATTACAATTTCATcaagcaatgattaaattatggttgtcattcgaaagaaggagatttgttgcacgattgagttgattatgcagagtagatcgatattattgttttccttgaccaattgataAACAAATAGGtatatatcaatactatatattaaacccataaaccaagggacttcaatgtaattaaagaaagttatataaattaattatactatatagttttaaatcactaacaccgcgtgatggacccgattaagggatctcaatgcaaatatatAGTtggggttaaaattaaattatatagaagcttagtaattttcctaaacatttgtaagagactaaaacatggtcaatttccttaaaataaaataattaattaagatagtcaatttccttaaaataaaataattaattaagatggtcaatttcaaggatactaaaagaaagaaaatgcttggtaattttcctaaatatttatataagactagaagatggtcaatttccttaaaataaaataattaattaatataaacatgtacacttatggtattaattattatcatcataaaattatatattaaatttaaaatctatgcaattttattaaattttatagtttattagatgtatagagatgttaattatttaacatacaaaaatataatatgagtaggttataaataattcaagttagattccataatatataatattgcataattctttcgttTTGacttaatgcatatatgtaatatatttatataaatatataatcctcttaaagtTGCATGTAAGtaataaaagtaatttcgtcagtaaagaaaataattgtagtaacattgcatatagttatatgatactaatcactcatttgaatagtaaaagtaacaatattatcagcgagattagtgaaagtggtagaaacaacaacgagagtagtgaaataatcaatattaatgcggcaatagtgaaagtaacaataattacgacgggagtagtgaaattatcaatattaatacgGCAGTTGTGACAAactgacaataacaataattacgacgggagtagtgaaagtaacaatgattacgggcaattAGTGAAaggttattactattgtttcattaataagagtaaaatattaatagcgggagtagtgaatttgtttcaaaatttatttcatcgttattttgagatatgtcatagaaaaatatattaatgataaatttatgggaaatgcaattttaattcattttatttaatgaaaataataataatggtaagtaaaggtagcccgggcgaagccgggcaccaatactagttaatgaacaaattctaaaaactatcaatcaagtatcatatatataaacttcatattggttttattttcctaaaaaaagtattttattaattaaacactcttttattcttatgtcaatattatgttaatgggaattatttgttggtcatgcggcatacataaagtcttagacatgaacgatgtactatatgtctatattctattttattgtgaaatttatcacacattattttaatatccgtgcaacgcacgggcaagaaaactagtgtATAGGAATATAAGGAAAAGTGCAATACTTTCCTAAAATCAAACTTGAGCTGCATAATAAAGCTGCTACAATATCTATAAAAATTATTTACAAAACTTATAAAATACCCCTCTTTACCCCCTAATAAGTTTACGCAATTCTATAAAAGTTATTAATAGAACTTTGACAAACAAAATAAAGCAAGACTATAAGAAGTAGAAGTTGATCAATCCAAATTAGAAGGAAGTATATTTGAAAAGCAAGTAAGCAAGTAATGGAGGAATACTTCCGTCGTCTACAAGTAGAAGCACAAGAACGTGAATTCCAACAACGGCAAGAATATTTACAACGCTACTATCATCATCTACAAGTAGAAGCAGCAAAAGACCGTGAATGGCAACAACACTTAGCTTTATATCAccagcaacaattacgtgattatctTCAAAAACTCCGTATTCATCAACTACGACACCAAATCTTGTCCGCTAATTTGGAGGATCTCACTACCGCCATCCATGATATCGACCAGAGTTCCATTCAACACAAACCATCCCAATTCTCGCTTTTCTCTTACAATGTATGCTCCCATTCTACGTCATCGTCTCTTAATCgtttttaatttgttattttattactcGCCTACTCGGTATTATATACCGTATACTAATTTGATTGAATTTTGGGTGTTTGTAGATACATGACAAAGATGCATTCAGAAACAGTTTTACAAGAGCAGAGGAGAAGCCTAAGAACAATCAGGCAACAATAAAACGCGGTTATGTTAAAAAGGAAAGAGTGTCGAGTCCGGAAAAGCCTTCTCCATCAATGAATGTATGTTTAACAAAGAGAAAGTGTCAAGAATATCTCAATGGATGATCAAGAAGAGAAGAAGActcgagttttttttttttgtattaagGTCTGAATTGGACGATAAAATAGAATATAATTAAGGTCTTATTCTTTAAACTTAAGTTGGACCGCTCATATTGTGTGAGATTATTGTATGGCGATACAACATAATTAATTACTAGTCATTAATtcgaatttttttccaaaatggggTTTAATAACAAACATTTTAACAAAATGGGGCGGCTttgaaactaattaccaaaaatgggtccacgtaggctTGGTTTTGGCGGTGTTAGGGTCGGGATTAAGGTCGCTCACCGGGAGAGCGACTTGAGTTCAAACCGCCGTGCGGCTGAGCGACTtagcagaaaaaaaaaaaaagaaatacagAAGGAGAAGTTGATAGGAATCGAACCCGCAATCTGAAATCATACACTTCACACCCCTAACCATAATGCCCAGCATAATGTATTGACTCATTATGGTAATTAAAATACATATTTAATGCTTACTCACTATggtaattaaaataaatatttaatGCTAAGAGTATTTAATAGCTGTTTGGGATTTGaataataattactaattataaagtTTAAGCACTAAACTTTAACATGTTAATTTGCTTGTATTAGTGGTTAGCTTCAACAAGATAAGTGTTTGGTTTGTTGAACATCATGTGTTCGATTCCGCttaattgcttttttttttttttttttttttgtgcaaagACCCAAATCGCTGTGGGGGAGGGCGATTTGAGCTGAAATCGCTCACTCCCTAAGCGACTTGCCTTGAAGTACCATACTTAGGTTTGAGTGGACTTTAAGTGAGACTTTGGGTAAGGTCGTTGAGCGGGAGAGCGACTTGAATCCGAGCCTAGCTTcggtgatgacgtggacccattttgggtaaataCTTTCAAACTCAACTCATTTCGTTAATTTGTTTGTATTTGACCccatttttgaaaaaaattccATTAATTCGAGATGTAAGTATTTGTACTCCGTCCGTAGATCATATTAACAAGTTAGTATTTGTTTGAGTGGTACACCCTAAAGGTCGCTATCTAAAACGTGCAAATTAACTATTTATAAACCGTATGTAGAGCTAATTGACAAAAGTATAACCATTAGTAAGGCCAGGGTCGAACCCTGAGAAGGAACGCTTAGCTCATGATTCTAAATCTGTAATTAAAACAACAACGAGCAATTAAAGACAACAAGGACAAACTTAAAGGGTTTTTCCAAGATGTATTTAATTGCAAATAGATTCAAATAAGAGTACTAAACAAGTTAAGTGAATAAATTAGAGAATTTATCAATTAATGAAAGAGTCCTGACCTAATTCATTCGTTTACCATCTAATGATCGATCCTAAACAACAATACAATCTTTTTCGTACCCAAATTAGTCTATTATAAAGAAATTACTCCCTAAATCTCCTTATATACAAGTTATCAACAATAAAAGCCTTTCTATATGTCGATCAGGCCCTAGAGCAGTGCGGTAAAGTGGCAATGTCCGTGCGAGAGTAGTGGTGGTAGCGAACTCGTTTATTGAGAAAGGCGATGGTTTCGATCCATTCGACTTGGAATTGGATATGGATATGAATATGGCTGGAATGACAACACTGATGAAAAAGACAATTTTGAGTCGaataatgaggatgatgatgatacaCAAAGGAAAGCGCTAGAGTTTACGTGAGTCTTTATTAGAGTGTAAAAGAGAGAATAAGAAAGGTTTGAAGCTAATAAAGATTATAAAGAGGGTTGAAATTGCATTGAAATTATTGTCATAATAATTTTTAGTTTTGTATTCTTTAGCTATGCTATTGAATTGGTTAAAACGGTTTCTCTAACGTGTGTCCAGGGCACGCATCAAGAAGCTAAATATGGGAAGATTCTTAAGTTATTCTCACTAATGATGATAAAACTAAGTTTATTCTTTCATTTCTCATGAGAATATGTTGTGAATCTTCCCATATTCGGCTTAGTATGTAACGTGTGTCTCTAGGTCACACGTTAGCAAAACCGTTGATCTAATTATATCTTTTTTGAAGTACGTATATATTTACATCCAGTGaattatgaaataaataaattttagggtttgtagtattttggtttgtatgttTTAAGTGATGTTTCAATGATTAATTACTCTATTTTAGTCAAAACCGAGTCCTAAACATATATAGTTAAGCTATACACTCCTTATCCTAATTCTAATTAGAAAGGGATTATTATTACAGCTTAACCTACACGTAAATTACCCTATATAAATAAATGTTTTGAATACATTACTACCCCATACTCGCATACAAAAAACCTAGAAGAGAGAAATCAACACAAATTATTTGCAAAATGGCAGCAAAAGTGATTGGAGGTCGATTTGTTGATGATATTTTGAATGAAACAACTTCAATCTCAACGTTTTTTGAGAGATTGAATATCTTAGCTCAAGAAGAAAAtcaagatgaagaagaagatcaACAACCAGCTTTGCAacttgaaaaagtgtgtttaagtGTATATAAACATGGTGAAGACAAACACGAAGATGAATTGATTGAAAACTTTATTGCTAGGAGATGCCCAAAGAAGAGTTATTTACCGCCGATTAACACTAATGATCATCATGGAGACAAAGACTACTCATTCAAGAAGAGTACTAATATATCCAAGATAGTTGAAGAACCTGAATCATCAATGGATGATCTTCTTTTGTATCACTTCTATGATATGGTGGATGATTTATTGGATGAAGacgaagaaggagaagaagacaTGGCTCAAGAATTTTCCTACTTCTCTAATGAGGTATGTATGCACATAATAATACTTAAGTTTTAATGTAACTATATAATAATTGTTCTTGTTGCTCATTGTAGAAAGCCAACAAAGAAACCTTGAAGAAGAATGTATCAAAGATTGAAGAGCCTAAATTATCAAAGGATGATCATCAAGGCGACAAGACTCGAAGTTTTTCGTATCTCTCATATGATGATCTTGTACGTACACTTATATCTTTTCCATGCATCTCTCAACctatttttatttcataaattcttgtttaagaagGAAATATTGATCTATCTTAAACCTAAAGGAGTCAAATaagatagataagacaaaagtagaATGTATAGAAATTAGCAACAAAAAAAGACATGTGCTATCTATGCAGGTGAGATCCTATTTGGGTTGTTTTAAACATTAGACGGATATGTCTGTCGAAATATTAGATTAATTGTTACATAGTAGTAGTATTTTTATTTCTATTAGTGTGTTTGATAACTGAGTAAGTATAAGTGCTTTTAAGAATACTTAAGCTAATACATTGTTGTTTTTTGCTCATTGTAGATATGCAACGAAGAAACCTTCTATTGCCTTCATGAGAAGTATTTCAGAGATTGAAGAGAATAAACCAGCGGACGATAACCTACTAACTATGTATTCCATGTTCATAGTTTCACGACTTTGCACCTTGAAGGCTTGAATTTGTTCGATGTTTTGTTTAATACTAGCTGTGCGTATCGTGACCGATATTAGAGGGTCAAAATAGAGTATTAAGGTTTTACTCTTTTACATCGGTTTTGACAGTTGATATTGTATGCGTAAGATTGTTATATGATATTGCCGTTAACATTTATTATTGCGGTAATTTAAATGTGTAAGATatttcataaaataaataaatttatacaTGTTTATTATGTTTTATGAGACTAGAATATATTAATTTAGACTATAAAACTTACAAGATGTATGGAGTATAATATAAAATGAAGTCGTATTAAAAAGTAACTCTAGTATTTGAGCTTACGTGCGTGAAATCGTTCTACCATTAATTCAACTTTATTCAAGCATAGCGACGACGAgccttattttatttttttgggtgTAAACCATCCGGTTTAAACGGAATTGAGTAGGGTAGGACCACTAGGCGGTAAAGCTCTCTCTCATGAGTTTTAACATCTTTGTGTTCCGGGCTCGACGACGAGCCCTATTTTATGTCAACAAAGATCCGCCCTATGCTTCTAAGTTCTAATACATACTTCTTTTTATCTTATTATATCTAGCTCAATTTAACTTTACTAATCCAACTAATGACAATCTTTATAAATAGCTTACAATATATACTTAGGTGTTAGTTAAGTCTTTTCTTGTTAAAAACCCGGAATTTCTATGGTGTTTACGGGTTTCGATATTAATTCTTTGTTCAAGTATTAATCCTTATTATG from Silene latifolia isolate original U9 population chromosome 2, ASM4854445v1, whole genome shotgun sequence encodes the following:
- the LOC141629005 gene encoding uncharacterized protein LOC141629005, producing the protein MAAKVIGGRFVDDILNETTSISTFFERLNILAQEENQDEEEDQQPALQLEKVCLSVYKHGEDKHEDELIENFIARRCPKKSYLPPINTNDHHGDKDYSFKKSTNISKIVEEPESSMDDLLLYHFYDMVDDLLDEDEEGEEDMAQEFSYFSNEKANKETLKKNVSKIEEPKLSKDDHQGDKTRSFSYLSYDDLICNEETFYCLHEKYFRD